The proteins below come from a single Notamacropus eugenii isolate mMacEug1 chromosome 7, mMacEug1.pri_v2, whole genome shotgun sequence genomic window:
- the CCNI gene encoding cyclin-I codes for MKFPGPLENQRLSFLLEMALSREAQMWKVNVLKIPTNQSVSPAQRDEVVRWLAKLKHQFNLYPETLALASSLLDRFLATVKARPKYLNCIAISCFFLAAKTIEEDERIPVLKVLARDSFCGCSSSEILRMERIILDKLNWDLHTATPLDFLHIFHAIAVSTRPQLLFGLPKLSPSQHLAFLTKQLLQCLACSQLLPFKGSMLALAMVSLEMEKLIPDWLALTIELLQKAQMDSAQLIHCRELVAHQLSLLQSSLPLNSVYVYHPLKHNLATCDRGVFKLHPSSAPGPDFSKDNSKPEVPIRGTTIFYQHLLATTGCKHASAKRKVEQMEVDDFYDGIKRLYNEDNASENMGSVCSTDLSRQEGNASPCPPLQPVSVI; via the exons AGTGTTTCTCCAGCCCAGAGGGATGAGGTTGTCCGATGGCTGGCCAAGCTGAAGCACCAGTTCAACCTTTACCCAGAAACACTGGCCTTGGCGAGTAGTCTTTTGGATAGATTCTTAGCTACTGTCAAG GCCCGtccaaaatatttaaattgtATTGCAATCAgctgtttcttcctggctgccaAGACCATTGAGGAGGATGAG AGAATTCCCGTGTTGAAGGTGTTGGCCAGAGATAGTTTCTGTGGCTGTTCTTCATCGGAGATCCTAAGGATGGAGAGAATCATTCTGGACAAGCTGAATTGGGACCTTCACACCGCCACTCCACTGGATTTCCTCCATATT TTCCATGCTATTGCAGTGTCAACCAGGCCCCAGTTACTGTTCGGTTTGCCCAAACTGAGCCCCTCTCAGCACCTGGCATTCCTCACGAAGCAGCTCCTCCAGTGTCTGGCCTGCAGCCAGCTTCTGCCATTCAAGGGCTCCATGTTAGCTCTCGCCATGGTCAGTCTGGAGATGGAGAAGCTTATTCCTGATTGGCTCGCTCTTACAATTGAGCTGCTCCAGAAGGCACAG ATGGATAGTGCCCAGCTGATCCACTGTCGGGAGCTTGTAGCACAtcagctttctcttctccagtcttCCCTGCCTCTCAATTCTGTGTATGTCTACCACCCTCTCAAGCACAACCTGGCGACCTGTGACAGAGGAGTGTTCAAATTGCACCCCTCCTCTGCCCCAGGCCCAGACTTCTCCAAGGACAACAGCAAACCTGAAGTGCCAATCAGAGGTACAACCATCTTCTACCAACATCTGCTAGCTACCACTGGATGTAAGCATGCCTCTGCTAAACGCAAGGTAGAACAAATGGAAGTAGATGATTTCTATGATGGAATCAAGCGTCTCTACAACGAAGATAATGCTTCAGAAAACATGGGTTCTGTGTGCAGCACTGATTTATCCAGGCAAGAGGGGAATGCTTCCCCTTGTCCACCTTTGCAGCCTGTTTCTGTCATATAG